The following proteins are co-located in the Chryseobacterium daecheongense genome:
- a CDS encoding N-acetylornithine carbamoyltransferase has product MKNFTAVSDIENLQEIIKKALYIKENPHSETEKGKGKTIGLVFLNSSLRTRLSSQIAAQNLGLNILTLNAAQEAWNLEFADGAVMNGDTVEHIKDAIEVLNQYCDIIAVRCFAGMKSKEDDVNESILSQFQQHAKVPVISLESATRHPLQSLADCITISENWKEERKPKVVLTWAPHIKPIAQAVANSFTEWMQEMDVDFVITNPEGYDLDSNFTKQTKIIHNQDEALKDADFIYVKNWSSFDEYAAMPEVKENWMLTAEKLAQTNNGKVMHCLPVRRNVELSDEVMDGENSIIYQQAKNRIFSAQAVFSEILDEINQSK; this is encoded by the coding sequence ATGAAAAACTTTACTGCTGTAAGCGATATTGAAAACTTACAGGAAATTATAAAAAAAGCCTTATATATAAAAGAAAATCCCCATTCTGAAACCGAAAAAGGAAAGGGAAAAACCATTGGATTGGTATTTCTTAACTCAAGTCTGAGAACCCGTTTAAGCAGCCAGATCGCTGCACAGAACCTGGGACTTAATATCTTAACATTAAATGCTGCACAAGAAGCCTGGAATCTTGAATTTGCCGACGGAGCTGTAATGAACGGAGATACTGTAGAACATATTAAAGATGCGATAGAAGTATTGAATCAATACTGCGATATCATTGCGGTTCGTTGCTTTGCGGGAATGAAAAGTAAAGAAGATGATGTGAATGAAAGTATTCTAAGCCAGTTTCAGCAACACGCGAAGGTTCCTGTAATTTCTTTGGAGTCGGCAACACGTCATCCTCTGCAGAGTTTAGCGGATTGTATAACCATTAGTGAAAACTGGAAAGAAGAACGTAAGCCTAAAGTAGTCCTTACTTGGGCTCCTCATATCAAGCCGATCGCTCAGGCAGTTGCGAATTCCTTTACGGAATGGATGCAGGAAATGGATGTGGATTTTGTTATTACCAATCCTGAAGGGTATGATTTGGACTCAAACTTCACAAAACAGACGAAAATCATTCATAACCAGGATGAAGCTTTAAAAGATGCGGATTTTATCTATGTTAAAAACTGGTCATCTTTTGATGAATATGCTGCAATGCCTGAAGTGAAGGAAAACTGGATGTTGACAGCTGAGAAGTTAGCGCAAACCAATAACGGAAAAGTAATGCATTGTCTTCCGGTTCGCCGGAATGTAGAATTGAGTGACGAAGTGATGGATGGTGAAAATTCTATTATTTACCAACAGGCTAAAAACCGGATTTTTTCTGCTCAGGCAGTATTCAGTGAAATCCTGGATGAAATTAACCAAAGTAAATAA
- a CDS encoding porin, producing MKKILTFIGLALISNTLYSQGSPDYGNGLKINLNPEGDKFVRFILWDQFWLRNSQMNPGSMVGGEPTDNTWNVGNRRLRALTYAQVTKRYMILLHFGINNQTFINGGAPGTTGTGGNGNGKKTQLFFHDAWNEYAVLMPGEAGKFTLTLGAGLHYYMGLSRMTMASTLNFLTLDSPIFSWPLIDSSDQFARQLGMFAKGKYGKLEYRLSLNKPFATDLAPVNVTDPSKAVAVDNNGNPSFSKAGYVEYQFLDEESNTLPFKVGSYLGTKKVFNVGAGFYHQADGTRTSVNSNIEKHDITLLAVDAFADIPLGNAKHKMAVSAYAGYYNYQFGPNYIRNLGTMNIAAADPNFTGQKAIAGPGNLQPTIGTGNIIYAQAGLLLPNEAEKPKIRIQPFAAYTHKNFEAFDKSSSQFDVGANWFIDGHHAKITTQYSTRPVYTNPTERPKSKGEFIVQFQIYL from the coding sequence ATGAAGAAAATACTCACTTTTATTGGATTAGCTTTAATCAGCAATACATTATACTCCCAGGGATCTCCCGACTACGGAAACGGATTAAAAATAAACCTTAATCCTGAAGGAGATAAATTCGTCAGATTTATTTTATGGGATCAGTTCTGGTTAAGGAACTCACAAATGAATCCGGGAAGTATGGTCGGAGGAGAACCCACAGACAATACCTGGAATGTAGGGAACCGCAGACTCCGTGCTTTAACGTACGCCCAGGTTACTAAGCGATATATGATCCTCCTTCACTTCGGCATCAATAACCAAACCTTCATCAATGGAGGAGCGCCTGGTACAACAGGAACAGGAGGAAACGGAAATGGCAAAAAAACACAGCTTTTTTTCCATGATGCATGGAATGAATATGCAGTACTGATGCCGGGAGAAGCAGGAAAATTCACTTTAACATTAGGTGCTGGACTGCATTATTATATGGGACTCTCCAGAATGACTATGGCCTCCACCCTCAATTTTTTAACCCTCGATTCTCCCATATTTTCGTGGCCATTAATCGATAGCTCTGATCAGTTCGCAAGACAACTGGGTATGTTTGCCAAAGGAAAGTATGGAAAACTTGAATACCGCCTCAGCTTAAACAAACCCTTCGCTACAGATCTGGCTCCTGTAAATGTAACCGATCCCTCAAAAGCTGTTGCTGTGGATAATAACGGAAATCCAAGTTTTTCCAAAGCCGGATACGTAGAATATCAGTTTCTGGACGAAGAGTCCAATACTCTTCCTTTCAAAGTTGGATCATATCTGGGAACAAAGAAAGTGTTTAATGTAGGAGCCGGCTTTTATCATCAGGCGGACGGAACCAGAACTTCCGTAAACTCAAATATCGAAAAGCACGACATTACTCTTCTAGCTGTTGATGCTTTTGCAGATATCCCTTTGGGAAATGCCAAACATAAAATGGCAGTTTCTGCCTACGCAGGATATTATAATTATCAGTTCGGCCCCAATTATATCCGAAATCTGGGGACTATGAATATCGCAGCAGCTGATCCTAACTTTACAGGACAAAAGGCAATTGCCGGACCTGGAAACTTACAGCCAACGATCGGAACAGGTAATATTATCTATGCACAAGCCGGATTATTACTTCCTAACGAAGCAGAAAAACCTAAAATCAGAATTCAGCCGTTTGCAGCATATACCCATAAAAACTTTGAAGCCTTCGACAAGTCGTCTTCACAGTTTGACGTTGGAGCCAACTGGTTTATAGACGGACATCACGCCAAAATAACAACCCAATACTCCACCAGACCGGTTTATACCAACCCTACCGAGCGTCCAAAATCCAAAGGCGAGTTCATTGTTCAGTTTCAGATTTATTTATAA
- the argB gene encoding acetylglutamate kinase, whose amino-acid sequence MDKLFVVKIGGALIDDEELLDQFLEQFSQIKEKKILVHGGGKLATDLADKLGVEQKLVNGRRITDKETLDIVAMVYAGGINKNIVAKLQQKKCKAIGFSGADANLIKAKKREHAEIDFGFVGDIEKKSVNNKLISKLIKLELVPVFSAITHDKKGNLFNTNADTIASVIAQALSKKYDVELLYCFDKEGVLENVDDPDSVIKSVSSEDFSTLKEEGKLHKGILPKLENALGAIKNNVNKVFLIKETQLKNHIENHHGGTEICL is encoded by the coding sequence ATGGACAAGCTTTTTGTTGTAAAAATAGGAGGTGCCTTAATTGATGACGAAGAGTTATTGGATCAGTTTTTAGAGCAATTTTCTCAAATCAAAGAAAAGAAAATTCTTGTTCATGGTGGCGGAAAACTTGCTACTGATTTGGCTGATAAATTGGGAGTTGAGCAGAAGCTCGTCAACGGGCGTAGAATTACTGATAAGGAGACTCTTGATATTGTGGCAATGGTGTATGCAGGTGGAATTAATAAAAATATTGTCGCAAAACTTCAGCAGAAAAAATGTAAGGCAATAGGGTTTTCAGGAGCTGATGCCAATTTGATTAAAGCCAAGAAAAGAGAACATGCAGAAATTGATTTTGGATTTGTAGGAGACATTGAGAAGAAAAGCGTCAATAATAAATTGATATCCAAATTAATTAAGCTTGAGCTTGTTCCTGTATTTTCGGCTATTACGCATGATAAAAAAGGAAATCTTTTCAATACCAATGCAGATACAATAGCTTCGGTGATTGCACAGGCCTTATCGAAGAAATACGATGTGGAATTGCTCTATTGTTTTGATAAAGAAGGAGTATTGGAAAATGTGGATGATCCTGATTCTGTAATTAAAAGTGTATCGTCCGAAGATTTTTCAACCCTGAAAGAAGAAGGAAAACTGCATAAAGGCATATTGCCAAAACTTGAAAACGCACTGGGTGCGATTAAAAACAATGTAAATAAGGTATTCTTAATAAAAGAAACTCAATTAAAAAACCATATAGAAAACCATCATGGAGGCACTGAAATCTGTTTATAG
- the argG gene encoding argininosuccinate synthase — MKKKVILAFSGGLDTSYCAKYLSESLGYEVYAVTVNTGGFSKEEEKELENRALKLGVKEYRCIDAQEDYYNSCVKYLIFGNVLKNNTYPLSVSAERTIQAQEIAKYALEKGADAIAHGSTGAGNDQVRFDLIFQVMAPHVEIITPIRDMALSREEEIEFLKSHGYDMEFQKAQYSVNKGLWGTSVGGKETLTSRNNLPEEAFPSQIKETQSSELEIEFKNGEITAVNGEDFNHPVYAIQKIEQLASAYGIGRDIHVGDTIVGIKGRVGFEAAAASVIIKSHHLLEKHTLSKYQQMMKSQLSDWYGNWLHEALFLDPVMRNIESFLTDSQKMVTGKVFITLYPYRFVLNGIESEHDLMSDQFGSYGEANRAWSGDDVKGYTKIVSNSLNIYHQINGVKI, encoded by the coding sequence ATGAAAAAGAAAGTAATCTTAGCGTTTAGTGGTGGTTTGGATACCTCTTACTGTGCCAAATATCTTAGTGAAAGTCTGGGATATGAGGTGTATGCAGTAACTGTGAATACAGGAGGTTTTTCAAAAGAAGAAGAAAAAGAACTTGAAAACAGAGCCCTGAAATTAGGGGTAAAGGAATACAGGTGTATTGACGCTCAGGAAGATTACTATAATTCATGTGTGAAGTATCTGATCTTCGGAAATGTATTGAAAAATAATACTTATCCGCTTTCCGTAAGCGCTGAGCGTACCATTCAGGCTCAGGAAATTGCAAAATATGCACTGGAAAAAGGGGCGGATGCTATTGCTCATGGAAGCACAGGAGCGGGAAATGACCAGGTTCGTTTTGATCTGATTTTCCAGGTAATGGCTCCGCATGTTGAGATTATCACGCCGATCCGTGATATGGCACTTTCGAGAGAAGAGGAGATTGAATTCCTGAAAAGCCACGGATATGATATGGAGTTTCAAAAGGCTCAGTATTCTGTTAATAAGGGGTTGTGGGGGACTTCTGTGGGTGGAAAGGAGACGCTGACTTCCAGAAATAACCTTCCGGAAGAGGCCTTTCCGTCGCAGATCAAAGAAACTCAGTCATCTGAACTGGAAATCGAATTTAAAAACGGTGAAATTACAGCAGTAAATGGGGAGGACTTCAACCATCCTGTGTATGCTATCCAGAAAATAGAACAATTGGCTTCTGCTTACGGTATCGGAAGGGATATTCACGTAGGAGATACTATTGTCGGAATTAAAGGAAGAGTAGGATTCGAGGCGGCGGCTGCATCTGTGATCATCAAGTCCCATCATTTATTGGAAAAACATACTTTATCGAAATACCAGCAAATGATGAAGTCACAATTGTCCGACTGGTATGGGAACTGGTTGCATGAGGCATTGTTTTTAGATCCTGTGATGAGAAATATAGAATCTTTCCTTACTGACTCTCAGAAAATGGTAACAGGAAAAGTTTTCATTACTCTTTATCCTTACAGATTTGTTTTGAACGGTATTGAATCTGAACATGATCTGATGTCTGATCAATTTGGAAGTTACGGAGAGGCAAACAGAGCATGGAGCGGAGACGATGTAAAAGGGTACACAAAAATTGTAAGCAATTCCCTGAATATTTATCACCAGATTAACGGCGTGAAAATATGA
- a CDS encoding Lrp/AsnC family transcriptional regulator — translation MDAKDKMILSIIQEDSTLSVKEISEKIGLTFTPTYERIKQLEKQGVIEKYVGLLNREKLGLNIVVYCNVRLKEQSKKVLETFEKNISKYDEVQEIISLSGEYDYMLKIIAKDINSYNDFAVSVISNIPNIGQYHSSIVLHEVKKSTKFKIDLD, via the coding sequence ATGGACGCCAAAGACAAAATGATTCTCAGTATTATCCAGGAAGACTCTACCTTATCTGTAAAAGAAATCTCCGAGAAGATAGGTCTTACTTTTACTCCTACTTATGAGCGTATCAAACAGCTGGAGAAACAGGGTGTCATTGAAAAATACGTAGGCCTTCTGAATCGTGAAAAACTAGGCCTTAATATTGTGGTGTATTGTAATGTCCGACTCAAAGAGCAATCCAAGAAAGTATTGGAGACTTTTGAGAAAAACATCAGCAAATATGACGAGGTTCAGGAAATCATAAGTCTTTCCGGAGAATATGATTATATGTTAAAGATCATCGCTAAAGACATCAACTCTTATAATGATTTTGCCGTAAGCGTGATTTCAAACATTCCTAATATTGGTCAGTACCACAGCTCCATCGTTCTGCATGAGGTTAAAAAATCCACCAAATTTAAAATTGACCTGGACTAA
- the argH gene encoding argininosuccinate lyase: protein MKKIWQKDDLATNILVNKFTVGKDLDFDERLAKYDVKGSLAHCKMLAEVGIISHEEAEQMTSVLSMILKDIENGDFEIDTQAEDIHSQVEAILIEKLGDTGKKIHTARSRNDQVLLDIKLYLLDEIREIAGLTDGFFQLLIQLADQHKNVLLPGYTHLQIAMPSSFGLWFGAYAEALLDDLEMLFSVKNIINKNPLGSAAGYGSSFPIDRESTTYNLGFQTMNYNAVYAQMTRGKSEKMLAMAMATMAGTLGKFSYDVCLYLSQNFDFISFPKEFTTGSSIMPHKKNPDIFELVRARCNRIQSLPNELILLTNNLPSGYHRDVQLTKEILFPAIDSLKECLEILNYTLPHIKVKDGILEDEKYKYLFSVEKINEEVKKGSSFRDAYIKVGQEIENNEFDYEITDLHHSHQGSIGNLCLDKVSYQFNKLKNKIVG from the coding sequence ATGAAAAAGATATGGCAGAAAGATGATCTTGCCACCAATATATTAGTCAATAAGTTTACTGTCGGTAAAGACCTTGATTTTGATGAACGTCTGGCGAAATATGATGTTAAAGGTTCTTTGGCGCATTGTAAGATGCTTGCAGAGGTTGGAATTATTTCCCATGAAGAAGCTGAACAGATGACCTCTGTTCTGTCGATGATATTAAAAGATATAGAAAACGGAGATTTCGAAATCGATACCCAGGCAGAAGATATCCACTCACAGGTTGAAGCCATCCTGATTGAAAAATTAGGAGATACCGGTAAAAAAATTCATACGGCAAGATCCCGTAATGACCAGGTTTTACTGGATATAAAACTATACCTTTTGGATGAGATCCGTGAAATAGCAGGTCTTACGGATGGGTTTTTCCAATTGCTTATCCAGCTGGCAGACCAGCATAAAAATGTATTGCTTCCCGGGTATACCCATTTACAGATTGCAATGCCATCTTCCTTCGGACTATGGTTCGGAGCCTATGCAGAAGCTTTATTGGACGACCTTGAAATGTTATTTTCAGTAAAAAACATCATTAATAAAAATCCGTTAGGGTCTGCTGCGGGTTATGGTTCCTCTTTTCCTATAGATCGCGAAAGTACCACCTATAATTTGGGTTTCCAGACAATGAATTACAATGCAGTATATGCACAGATGACCCGTGGTAAATCTGAAAAAATGCTTGCAATGGCAATGGCAACAATGGCTGGGACCCTTGGGAAATTTTCGTATGATGTATGTTTGTATTTAAGTCAGAATTTTGATTTCATAAGCTTTCCTAAAGAATTTACTACCGGAAGCAGTATTATGCCTCATAAAAAGAATCCCGATATTTTCGAACTGGTACGGGCACGATGCAACAGAATTCAATCGCTACCCAATGAGCTTATCTTATTAACGAATAATCTTCCGTCGGGATATCACAGAGATGTGCAGCTCACAAAAGAAATCTTATTTCCTGCGATTGACTCTTTGAAGGAATGTCTTGAAATCCTGAACTACACTTTACCACATATTAAAGTAAAGGATGGTATTCTTGAAGACGAGAAATATAAATATCTGTTCAGTGTAGAGAAGATCAATGAAGAGGTTAAAAAAGGAAGTTCTTTCCGTGATGCATATATAAAGGTAGGACAGGAAATTGAGAATAATGAGTTTGATTATGAAATTACAGACCTTCATCATTCTCACCAGGGAAGTATTGGAAACCTTTGTCTGGATAAAGTAAGCTACCAGTTCAATAAATTAAAGAATAAGATAGTAGGGTAA
- a CDS encoding GNAT family N-acetyltransferase produces the protein MEIEISSCEHLMYVSEIQQEMYDSAQRRGTGIAKRSIEYLSKKISEGNAVVATENGEWVGFCYIETWSHGQFVANSGLIVSPKYRNRGVATLIKNKVFQLSRDKFPAAKVFGLTTGLAVMKINSDLGYKPVIYSELTQDEEFWNGCKNCVNYEILMKKERKNCLCTAMLFIPSNNDIKEVKNNEPQNKDNDEVNQDGLLSSGQITSGGLHYTNNNTKKKIDEKESNLSV, from the coding sequence ATGGAAATAGAAATTTCCTCATGCGAACATTTAATGTATGTGAGTGAAATACAGCAGGAAATGTATGATTCTGCACAACGGAGAGGAACGGGGATCGCAAAACGTTCCATAGAATATTTAAGTAAGAAGATTTCAGAAGGCAATGCCGTTGTTGCTACTGAAAACGGGGAATGGGTAGGTTTCTGCTATATAGAGACCTGGTCCCACGGTCAGTTTGTGGCCAATTCGGGGCTGATCGTTTCGCCAAAATACAGGAACAGGGGTGTTGCGACCCTGATTAAAAATAAAGTTTTCCAGTTATCAAGGGATAAATTTCCTGCGGCTAAGGTTTTTGGATTAACAACCGGGTTGGCTGTCATGAAAATCAACAGCGATTTAGGTTATAAGCCCGTTATTTATTCTGAGCTTACCCAGGATGAGGAATTTTGGAATGGTTGTAAAAACTGTGTGAATTACGAAATTTTAATGAAAAAGGAAAGAAAGAACTGCTTATGTACAGCAATGCTTTTTATTCCTTCCAACAATGATATAAAGGAGGTGAAAAATAATGAACCTCAAAATAAGGATAATGATGAAGTAAATCAGGATGGGCTTTTGTCTTCGGGGCAGATTACATCCGGTGGATTACATTATACGAACAATAATACGAAAAAGAAGATCGATGAAAAAGAAAGTAATCTTAGCGTTTAG
- the argC gene encoding N-acetyl-gamma-glutamyl-phosphate reductase: MKTVGIVGANGYTGSELVRLLAFHPNIELSFLYSRSNSGTKISDLYPDLATVCEMVLTDKPSAVDILFLCLPHKESQNWLSQNAATDETLVIDLGNDFRLEGAFGNRNFIYGLPEINKKNLLGVKSIANPGCFATAIQLALLPLAEKGLLHDVYTTGITGSTGAGQSLQATTHFTWRNDNISAYKTLTHQHVDEILQQVNSFNNKDVSLNFVPWRGDFTRGIFTSSTVKSDLELSDIETLYRKFYEDAPFVKVSEKAIDLKQVINTNRCVIHIEKNNNVVVIHSAIDNLLKGASGQAVQNMNIAMGWEENLGLDLKPIGF; encoded by the coding sequence ATGAAAACGGTAGGAATTGTAGGAGCTAACGGATATACCGGTAGTGAATTGGTGCGCCTGTTGGCTTTTCATCCCAATATTGAATTGAGTTTTTTATATAGTCGTTCTAATTCGGGTACAAAGATTTCTGATCTGTACCCGGATTTAGCGACGGTTTGTGAAATGGTTTTAACGGACAAGCCGTCGGCTGTAGATATTCTTTTTTTGTGTCTTCCTCATAAGGAAAGCCAGAATTGGCTGAGTCAGAATGCTGCTACAGATGAGACGTTGGTGATTGACCTGGGAAATGATTTTCGTTTGGAAGGTGCTTTCGGAAACAGAAATTTTATCTACGGGCTTCCGGAAATCAATAAAAAAAATCTTTTAGGGGTAAAAAGTATTGCCAACCCGGGATGTTTTGCAACTGCTATCCAGCTGGCTCTATTGCCATTGGCTGAAAAAGGACTTTTGCATGATGTGTATACAACAGGAATTACCGGATCGACAGGAGCCGGGCAGTCTTTACAGGCAACCACTCATTTTACCTGGAGAAATGATAATATTTCTGCATATAAAACACTTACCCATCAGCATGTAGATGAAATTTTGCAACAAGTGAATTCTTTTAACAATAAAGACGTAAGCCTGAATTTTGTTCCCTGGAGGGGAGATTTTACAAGAGGGATTTTTACCAGCTCAACGGTTAAATCAGACCTGGAGCTTTCAGATATTGAGACATTGTACAGGAAGTTTTATGAAGATGCACCTTTTGTAAAGGTGAGTGAGAAAGCAATTGATCTCAAACAGGTTATCAATACCAATCGCTGTGTGATTCATATTGAAAAGAATAATAATGTTGTTGTTATTCACTCAGCGATTGATAATTTGTTAAAAGGAGCTTCCGGACAGGCTGTTCAGAATATGAATATTGCTATGGGATGGGAGGAAAACCTGGGACTGGATTTGAAACCAATAGGTTTTTAA
- a CDS encoding aminotransferase class III-fold pyridoxal phosphate-dependent enzyme, producing MNLFNVYPLFNINPVKAKGSFLWDDKGEKYLDFYGGHAVISIGHNHPYYQEKLRDQLEKISFYSNSVQNELQTELASKLGEISGYEDYDLFLCNSGAEANENALKLASFHNGKSKVLYFSGSFHGRTSAAVSVTDNPKILAPVNYSERFIKSEWNNVEQLDEVFRTQGDSISSVIIEGIQGVGGIMIPTPEFLSKIKGLCDQYNAVLILDEVQSGYGRTGYFFAHQEFGIQPDIITTAKGMGNGFPIGGVLIHPTFEASHGLLGTTFGGNHLACAAAIAVLDVIRDESLIDNAEHMGSYIEKEIEDLPHINSIRRKGLMIGIELDRDCAEVRKSLLYDHHIFTGNSNDKTVLRILPALNIRKEETDLFIGALREVLTKL from the coding sequence ATGAACTTATTTAACGTATATCCATTATTCAATATAAATCCTGTCAAAGCAAAGGGATCATTTCTTTGGGATGATAAGGGAGAAAAGTACCTTGATTTTTATGGAGGCCATGCAGTGATCTCTATAGGTCATAATCATCCTTATTATCAGGAGAAATTAAGGGATCAGTTAGAAAAAATTTCTTTTTACTCCAATTCAGTACAAAACGAATTGCAAACTGAACTGGCATCGAAACTTGGAGAGATATCAGGATACGAAGACTATGATCTTTTCCTGTGTAATTCCGGAGCTGAAGCCAATGAAAATGCGTTAAAACTTGCTTCTTTTCATAATGGAAAAAGTAAAGTGCTTTATTTTTCCGGCTCTTTTCATGGAAGAACCTCTGCGGCAGTTTCCGTAACGGATAATCCGAAAATTTTAGCACCTGTCAATTATTCCGAACGTTTCATAAAGTCGGAGTGGAATAATGTAGAGCAATTAGATGAAGTTTTCAGAACTCAGGGAGATTCAATTTCTTCGGTGATTATTGAAGGGATTCAGGGAGTGGGTGGAATTATGATTCCAACGCCGGAGTTTTTATCTAAAATTAAAGGGCTATGCGATCAATATAATGCTGTTTTGATCTTAGATGAGGTTCAGTCAGGATATGGTAGAACGGGTTATTTCTTTGCTCACCAGGAGTTCGGTATCCAGCCTGATATAATTACAACCGCAAAAGGAATGGGAAATGGCTTTCCGATTGGTGGAGTCCTGATCCATCCTACATTTGAAGCAAGCCATGGTTTGCTGGGAACTACTTTTGGAGGTAATCATCTGGCATGTGCTGCAGCAATTGCTGTTTTAGATGTTATCAGGGATGAAAGCCTTATTGATAATGCTGAGCATATGGGAAGCTATATCGAAAAAGAAATTGAAGATTTACCACATATCAACTCTATACGAAGGAAGGGTCTGATGATAGGGATAGAGCTGGACAGGGATTGTGCAGAGGTAAGGAAAAGCCTGCTTTACGATCATCATATTTTTACCGGAAATTCTAATGATAAAACGGTGCTGAGGATCCTTCCTGCACTCAATATCAGGAAAGAGGAAACAGATCTTTTCATTGGTGCATTGAGGGAAGTACTGACGAAATTGTAA
- a CDS encoding M20 family metallo-hydrolase has translation MEALKSVYSQEELFDNATELLKKLIEIPSFSKDEYNTSVAIENFFQKHLIPVKRFKNNIWAVNKYFDASKPSVLLNTHHDTVKPNKAYTLDPFTAIEKDGKLYGLGSNDAGASLVSLAQTFLHFYNRDDLKYNLIIALTAEEEISGFDGIEALFPQLPNVELAIVGEPTQMNLAIAEKGLLVIDGEMKGTASHAAHPNDDNAIVKCMEDLQHITHFKFPKVSDYLGEVKITLSGIHAGVQHNVVPESCQFTLDVRVTDEYTNEEAFDIIQSQMKSNLTARSFRLNSSKIEPDHPFVQAGLAIGRSTYGSPTSSDQAIIPCTSVKIGPGDSRRSHTADEFIELHEIKEGIDIYIRILERVL, from the coding sequence ATGGAGGCACTGAAATCTGTTTATAGTCAAGAAGAATTGTTCGATAATGCGACTGAACTGCTGAAAAAACTGATTGAAATTCCTTCATTCAGCAAGGATGAGTACAATACATCTGTAGCTATTGAAAACTTTTTTCAGAAGCATCTGATCCCGGTAAAACGTTTTAAAAATAACATCTGGGCTGTCAATAAATATTTTGACGCATCCAAACCTTCTGTGTTATTGAACACCCATCATGATACGGTGAAACCTAATAAAGCGTATACACTGGATCCATTTACGGCGATTGAAAAAGATGGAAAACTGTATGGTTTGGGAAGCAATGACGCAGGAGCATCCTTGGTTTCTTTAGCACAAACCTTTTTACATTTTTATAATAGAGACGATTTAAAATATAATTTAATTATTGCCCTGACGGCAGAGGAGGAAATTTCAGGATTTGATGGAATTGAAGCTCTTTTTCCACAATTACCTAATGTGGAGCTGGCTATTGTTGGAGAACCCACACAGATGAATCTGGCGATAGCAGAAAAAGGACTTCTGGTCATTGACGGTGAAATGAAAGGAACTGCTTCCCATGCTGCCCATCCCAATGATGATAATGCCATTGTAAAATGTATGGAGGATCTGCAGCATATCACCCATTTTAAATTCCCAAAGGTATCTGATTATCTCGGAGAGGTTAAAATTACCCTATCCGGTATTCATGCAGGAGTTCAGCACAATGTAGTTCCCGAATCCTGCCAGTTTACATTGGATGTGAGGGTGACGGATGAGTATACGAATGAAGAGGCTTTTGATATCATTCAGTCCCAAATGAAATCCAACCTTACGGCAAGGTCTTTCAGGCTGAATTCTTCAAAAATAGAACCTGACCATCCTTTTGTACAGGCAGGACTGGCTATTGGAAGGTCGACTTACGGTTCCCCGACATCTTCGGATCAGGCAATTATCCCATGTACTTCTGTTAAGATCGGTCCCGGAGACAGTAGGCGCTCTCATACGGCTGATGAATTTATAGAACTCCATGAGATAAAAGAAGGGATTGATATTTATATCCGGATTTTAGAAAGGGTTTTGTAA
- a CDS encoding helix-turn-helix domain-containing protein, whose amino-acid sequence MENKCPKCNSSYLVKSGVINQKQRFHCKSCNYYFTVKKIGKQIDDYYVTKALQLYLEGLSFREIERIIGVSHVTISSWIKKYNITRPPHSEFHPVYKILKQNELIEYMSNEDNIKNSGLIITQFADKYMLIKWERFKK is encoded by the coding sequence ATGGAAAATAAATGCCCTAAATGCAATAGCTCCTATCTTGTAAAAAGTGGGGTGATCAACCAGAAACAAAGATTTCATTGCAAATCCTGCAATTATTATTTCACCGTAAAAAAAATAGGCAAGCAGATCGATGACTACTACGTTACCAAAGCCCTTCAGCTTTACCTCGAAGGATTAAGCTTCCGCGAAATAGAAAGGATTATCGGGGTCTCACATGTAACCATAAGCTCATGGATCAAGAAATACAATATCACCCGGCCGCCGCATTCAGAATTCCATCCCGTATATAAAATCCTGAAGCAAAACGAATTGATCGAATACATGTCCAATGAAGACAATATTAAAAACTCAGGATTGATCATCACACAGTTCGCAGATAAATACATGTTGATCAAGTGGGAACGTTTTAAAAAGTAA